One genomic window of Thalassolituus hydrocarboniclasticus includes the following:
- the hslV gene encoding ATP-dependent protease subunit HslV, which produces MTTIVSVRRGNDVVIGGDGQVSLGNTVMKGNARKVRRLYNDQVLAGFAGGTADAFTLFEKFEAQLQKHHGQLTRAAVELAKEWRSDRALRKLEAILAVADHTASLIITGNGDVLQPENDLIGVGSGGNYALASARALLENTELSAREIVEKSLNIAADICVFTNSNLTIEELKAGE; this is translated from the coding sequence ATGACAACTATTGTATCCGTACGCCGTGGTAATGATGTGGTGATTGGCGGTGACGGGCAGGTTTCTCTGGGCAATACCGTAATGAAAGGTAATGCCCGCAAGGTGCGGCGCCTGTACAACGATCAGGTGCTGGCCGGTTTTGCCGGGGGAACGGCCGATGCCTTTACCCTGTTTGAAAAATTTGAAGCGCAGCTGCAGAAGCACCATGGGCAACTGACCCGGGCTGCGGTTGAGCTGGCGAAAGAGTGGCGTTCTGACCGTGCGCTGCGCAAGCTCGAAGCCATTCTGGCGGTTGCCGACCATACGGCGTCGCTGATCATCACCGGTAACGGCGATGTGTTGCAGCCGGAAAACGATCTGATTGGCGTAGGCTCTGGTGGTAATTACGCGCTGGCATCGGCCCGTGCATTGCTGGAAAACACCGAGTTAAGCGCACGTGAAATCGTTGAAAAAAGTCTGAATATTGCTGCAGATATCTGTGTATTTACCAACAGCAACCTCACTATCGAAGAACTGAAGGCGGGAGAATAA
- the hslU gene encoding ATP-dependent protease ATPase subunit HslU codes for MSQMTPREIVHELDRHIIGQHNAKRSVAIALRNRWRRMQLQPELRDEVTPKNILMIGPTGVGKTEIARRLAKLANAPFIKVEATKFTEVGYVGKDVESIIRDLTETGLKLLREQEMVKVASRAELAAEERILDVLLPPPRSSTTSWDTTEEPKTEDSSTRQVFRKKLREGQLDDKEIEIDLAQVSVGVEIMAPPGMEEMTSQLQSMFSNLGGEKKNKRKLKIKEAFKQLRDEEAANMLNMDELKARALELVEQNGIVFIDEIDKVAKRHESGSGGDVSREGVQRDLLPLIEGCTVSTKYGMVKTDHILFIASGAFHLSKPSDLIPELQGRLPIRVELEALTPDDFKRILTEPKASLTEQYKALLKTEGLDIHFTDDAIKRLAEIAFEVNESTENIGARRLHTIMERLLEQVSFDATDMTEAVNIDAAYVEKQLGDLARDQDLSQFIL; via the coding sequence ATGAGCCAGATGACCCCGCGCGAAATCGTGCATGAACTCGACCGCCATATTATCGGGCAGCACAATGCCAAACGCTCGGTTGCCATTGCGCTGCGTAACCGCTGGCGCCGGATGCAGCTGCAGCCGGAACTGCGCGATGAAGTAACGCCAAAAAATATCCTCATGATTGGCCCGACCGGTGTGGGTAAAACCGAAATTGCCCGCCGTCTGGCGAAGCTGGCCAATGCGCCTTTTATTAAGGTTGAAGCCACCAAATTCACCGAAGTCGGTTATGTCGGTAAAGATGTTGAATCCATTATCCGCGATCTGACCGAAACCGGTCTGAAGCTGCTGCGTGAGCAGGAGATGGTGAAGGTTGCCAGCCGTGCCGAACTGGCCGCGGAAGAACGCATTCTGGATGTACTGTTACCGCCGCCGCGCAGCAGCACAACCAGCTGGGACACTACCGAAGAGCCAAAAACAGAAGACAGCTCAACGCGTCAGGTTTTCCGTAAAAAGCTGCGTGAAGGGCAGCTGGATGACAAAGAGATTGAAATCGATCTGGCACAGGTCAGCGTTGGTGTGGAAATTATGGCACCTCCTGGCATGGAAGAAATGACCAGTCAGCTGCAGAGCATGTTTTCCAACCTCGGCGGCGAAAAGAAAAACAAACGTAAATTAAAAATCAAAGAAGCTTTCAAGCAGCTGCGCGACGAAGAAGCCGCAAATATGCTGAATATGGACGAGCTGAAAGCCCGTGCACTGGAGCTGGTGGAGCAGAATGGCATCGTCTTTATTGATGAAATCGATAAAGTCGCCAAGCGTCACGAAAGTGGCTCCGGTGGCGATGTGTCGCGTGAAGGTGTACAGCGTGACCTGCTGCCATTAATCGAAGGCTGCACCGTCAGCACCAAATACGGCATGGTTAAAACCGACCATATTCTGTTTATTGCCTCCGGTGCTTTCCATCTGTCCAAGCCTTCCGATCTGATTCCGGAATTGCAGGGCCGTCTGCCAATCCGTGTTGAGCTGGAAGCGCTGACGCCGGATGACTTTAAGCGTATTCTGACCGAGCCAAAAGCATCGCTGACCGAACAGTATAAAGCGTTACTGAAAACCGAAGGGCTGGACATTCACTTCACTGACGATGCGATCAAACGCCTGGCAGAAATTGCCTTTGAGGTGAATGAGAGCACAGAAAATATCGGTGCCCGCCGTCTGCATACCATTATGGAGCGACTGCTGGAGCAGGTGTCTTTTGACGCAACCGATATGACCGAAGCGGTTAATATCGATGCCGCCTATGTTGAGAAGCAATTGGGCGATCTGGCCCGCGATCAGGACCTGAGTCAGTTTATTCTCTGA
- a CDS encoding methyl-accepting chemotaxis protein: MSSLRNISIRARLWVILSAVIVCVLLIQTQAMKHIYDTISYGKQLGVKQQIDSAYSLIDHYYQLSQQGMPVTEAQTLAKNAIRELRYNGNEYFWVNDSAPVVVVHGAKAELEGQNVNDVKDPNGLYLFREIVKAAKSKPEGNYVHYYWPKAGSSDPVSKVSYVKHFKPWDWIVGTGVYTDDVMTAFWVNATSLITTSLIFILLLLAVIMLVSGSIRQPLQLITSAMDDIARGEGDLTQRLPAQGRDEITNIARAFNTFIGQIHQVVSESKTASELLAQLTREIATVSAETRRLTDDQLQQTDLAATGSNEMSQTIHEVAGNAERAAAAAREVDENARSGMKTMQGTQQRIGNLAADIQNSCEVIQGLRSETDAIGSVLDVIRGIAEQTNLLALNAAIEAARAGEQGRGFAVVADEVRTLASRTQESTEEINKMISRLQEQAASAVNSMEENVKNSESTSATSQQALDAISTISAAVSTITEMNLSIASAVEEQSAAANEISGNVIRIAESSGHIADNMIKTDQYGQKLSDSSEALVKLIERFRI; this comes from the coding sequence ATGAGTTCTTTACGCAATATCAGTATCCGTGCCCGTTTATGGGTCATTCTCAGCGCCGTGATTGTCTGTGTCCTGCTCATTCAGACACAGGCCATGAAACATATTTACGACACCATCAGTTATGGCAAACAACTGGGCGTTAAACAGCAGATCGACAGTGCTTACAGCCTGATTGATCATTATTACCAGCTCAGCCAGCAAGGCATGCCGGTAACAGAAGCACAAACGCTGGCGAAGAATGCTATCCGCGAATTACGCTACAACGGCAATGAATATTTCTGGGTTAACGACTCAGCACCTGTCGTTGTTGTTCATGGCGCAAAAGCCGAGCTGGAGGGGCAAAACGTGAACGACGTTAAAGACCCCAACGGCCTGTATTTGTTCCGCGAAATCGTAAAAGCAGCAAAAAGCAAACCCGAAGGCAATTACGTCCACTACTACTGGCCAAAGGCTGGCAGCTCAGATCCGGTATCCAAGGTCAGCTACGTTAAACACTTCAAACCCTGGGACTGGATTGTTGGTACCGGTGTTTATACCGACGATGTGATGACCGCCTTCTGGGTGAATGCCACCAGCCTGATTACCACCAGCCTGATCTTTATCCTGCTGCTGCTTGCGGTCATCATGCTGGTATCCGGCAGTATCCGCCAGCCGCTGCAACTGATTACCAGCGCGATGGATGATATTGCCCGCGGTGAAGGCGATCTGACCCAGCGCCTGCCGGCGCAGGGACGGGATGAAATTACCAATATTGCCCGCGCTTTCAATACCTTTATTGGTCAGATTCATCAGGTGGTCAGCGAAAGTAAAACCGCCTCAGAACTGCTGGCACAGCTGACGCGGGAGATTGCGACGGTCAGCGCTGAAACACGCCGTCTCACCGATGATCAGCTGCAACAGACCGACCTGGCCGCTACCGGCTCCAACGAAATGAGCCAGACCATTCATGAAGTTGCCGGTAATGCTGAACGTGCTGCTGCAGCGGCGCGGGAAGTCGACGAAAATGCCCGCAGCGGTATGAAAACCATGCAGGGAACACAACAGCGTATCGGCAATCTGGCGGCAGATATTCAGAATTCCTGTGAAGTGATCCAGGGCCTGCGCAGTGAAACTGATGCCATCGGTTCGGTACTGGATGTTATCCGCGGCATTGCCGAACAAACCAACCTGCTGGCACTTAACGCTGCGATCGAAGCCGCCCGTGCCGGTGAACAGGGCCGCGGCTTTGCCGTGGTCGCCGACGAAGTGCGCACCCTCGCCTCGCGCACTCAGGAATCCACGGAAGAAATTAATAAAATGATTTCCCGTCTGCAGGAGCAGGCCGCAAGCGCCGTAAACTCGATGGAAGAAAACGTTAAGAATTCCGAATCGACCTCGGCCACCTCACAACAGGCGCTGGATGCGATATCAACCATCAGTGCCGCCGTCAGCACCATTACCGAGATGAACCTGAGTATTGCCAGTGCGGTTGAGGAACAAAGTGCCGCGGCCAACGAAATCAGCGGCAACGTTATCCGCATCGCCGAGTCGTCAGGACATATCGCCGACAATATGATCAAAACTGATCAGTACGGACAGAAGTTGTCGGACAGCAGCGAAGCTCTGGTAAAACTGATCGAACGTTTCAGAATTTAA
- a CDS encoding DUF971 domain-containing protein, producing the protein MIPKAIKVKKVSHCLELTYGEQSYELPYEFLRVHSPSAEVRGHGVGNEVLQSGKKDVVLLRIEPAGNYALKLVFDDGHDSGLYDWSYLYHLCTHRDELWADYLQRLQQAGKSRESAQINFKAL; encoded by the coding sequence GTGATTCCAAAAGCAATAAAAGTGAAGAAAGTCAGCCACTGTCTTGAGTTGACCTATGGTGAGCAGTCTTATGAGCTGCCTTACGAATTTCTGCGCGTGCATTCACCATCGGCAGAAGTCCGTGGTCATGGTGTCGGCAATGAGGTGTTACAGAGTGGTAAAAAAGATGTGGTATTACTGCGCATTGAGCCGGCCGGTAATTACGCGCTGAAGCTGGTATTTGACGATGGCCATGATTCAGGTCTGTATGACTGGAGTTATCTCTATCATTTGTGCACGCATCGTGATGAACTGTGGGCTGATTACCTGCAGCGCCTGCAACAGGCCGGAAAAAGCCGCGAAAGCGCGCAAATCAACTTTAAAGCCCTGTAA